From a single Endozoicomonas euniceicola genomic region:
- a CDS encoding RING finger protein, which translates to MKNSKLFVRTIFPFFFIYFFLATLFDSSRLLAASDSVVCETFGNLTSGSFGKAFLTDSRQVYFKTVDDNRAVFTPSSASSLFYFLSTVLSAVGSAGVVFSGRSGDVWSHKNQWLTESPSQASVLEALLKNRLIPDASFSREVNDRKRNRLEGELERAIANWQQLVKKPSYPAVAISVSDASMRVVITRSDILRGTSLASLYEELINIQTQSYLALLDTEALNDIAGIVTGGLVASGSGGDGDDNDSTHYSFDAEPDAEPLVMVYDDSEYPAQDSAEELITKNQENKLRLLKVLRKKIQQAIALGHGDLARILDNRIMLIEADLEHLNDLETSSAGITENHQGSPGLLSFLKASLASDEQELQQRDDALKQALSQYPLGTDYQSVLIVSSELTHEEVLFYDRWQNTATGLVYQALKRRLVQQLQSETDDINVPTQQTESLISGLKALVHQFREMFSADLSSRYDGRQVPHQGRHEREQESNAARAAAGGQEFRESRNNHTNIAFQSYEGLNQEGDEGDEPPRKKVHTKGNNCSLCNHGVCSQKVSGVDGSGLTAAEENEKLLINPTVVGEKEFVIGGRTFNLTLKKPYPTELAPICLICLEYPKEPYSICEEKHLFCRSCYRAGMKDCPSCRVEGDLKDRSEEPTTFPIQGFPYICPVGCGLYVEKRDLEKHVTSCTPLDCGACDYKGNRLTIDEHKRKFCPESVVACSSCCSEIKRGELDDHEKECPEVDVKSTLPQIGSVNLKRRQIVALEDALQTPHAKMVKREAFGTLLQLYNDKPVVDKPSKTSFAPPTVTTNPTEIFTLKFDSRYYARNNEVLQKTKIRTHQGKIYELSVINRNTENCHDRGSRYRGFQLQVTPCETDTSQPVMANNNNVVAIEVHAVKPFAEQGLKRRFAFPIDNLLKGSCESQQKELARLFNEEELYDISIKKKAFFIKIIL; encoded by the coding sequence TTGAAGAATTCTAAGTTATTCGTGCGCACCATATTTCCATTTTTTTTTATTTACTTTTTCCTGGCCACCCTGTTTGACAGTTCACGGCTTCTTGCTGCCTCCGACAGTGTTGTCTGTGAAACCTTCGGCAATTTAACTTCAGGTTCTTTTGGAAAGGCGTTTTTAACAGACAGTCGTCAGGTGTATTTTAAGACAGTTGACGATAACAGAGCGGTTTTCACTCCATCTTCTGCCAGTTCACTTTTCTATTTCCTGTCAACCGTTTTATCAGCTGTCGGAAGCGCCGGTGTTGTTTTTTCAGGCAGGTCCGGAGATGTATGGAGCCACAAAAACCAGTGGCTGACGGAATCACCTTCCCAGGCATCCGTTTTAGAAGCATTGTTAAAAAACAGATTGATTCCTGATGCTTCTTTTTCCAGAGAGGTGAACGACAGAAAAAGAAACAGGCTTGAGGGAGAGTTGGAGCGGGCGATTGCTAACTGGCAGCAACTTGTTAAAAAACCGTCTTATCCTGCTGTGGCTATTTCTGTCAGCGATGCATCTATGCGGGTAGTCATTACCCGGAGCGACATTCTCCGGGGCACCAGCCTGGCTTCTCTGTACGAAGAGCTGATCAACATCCAGACGCAAAGCTATCTCGCACTACTGGATACTGAGGCGCTGAATGACATTGCAGGTATTGTCACTGGTGGTCTGGTGGCTTCCGGAAGTGGCGGTGATGGTGACGATAATGACAGCACTCATTATTCCTTCGATGCCGAACCCGATGCTGAGCCGCTGGTTATGGTCTATGACGACAGTGAGTATCCGGCGCAGGATTCAGCGGAAGAGCTGATCACGAAGAATCAGGAAAATAAACTACGACTGTTAAAAGTCCTCCGGAAAAAAATACAGCAGGCCATAGCTCTGGGCCATGGCGACCTGGCCCGGATTCTTGATAACAGAATCATGCTGATTGAAGCTGACCTTGAGCACCTGAATGATTTGGAGACATCATCAGCCGGAATAACGGAAAACCATCAGGGCTCCCCGGGTCTTTTGTCATTCCTGAAGGCATCGCTGGCTAGTGATGAGCAGGAGCTGCAGCAGCGTGATGATGCCCTGAAACAAGCACTGTCTCAATACCCCTTAGGCACTGATTACCAGAGCGTTCTTATTGTTTCCAGCGAGTTAACGCACGAAGAAGTCCTGTTCTATGACCGGTGGCAAAATACGGCCACGGGGCTGGTTTACCAGGCATTGAAAAGACGGCTGGTACAACAGTTGCAGTCAGAAACAGACGACATTAACGTGCCAACTCAACAAACTGAGTCTCTGATTTCCGGTCTTAAAGCACTGGTGCATCAATTCCGGGAGATGTTTTCAGCTGATCTTTCAAGCCGGTATGATGGCAGGCAGGTACCCCATCAAGGCAGACATGAAAGAGAACAGGAGTCTAACGCAGCCCGGGCAGCCGCAGGCGGGCAAGAATTCAGAGAGAGTCGTAACAACCACACAAATATAGCATTTCAGAGCTATGAGGGGCTTAATCAGGAAGGCGACGAAGGGGATGAGCCACCTCGAAAAAAGGTACATACAAAAGGCAATAATTGCTCGCTCTGCAACCACGGAGTTTGCAGTCAGAAGGTATCAGGAGTCGATGGGAGTGGCTTAACTGCGGCAGAAGAAAATGAGAAGTTACTAATCAATCCTACTGTAGTAGGAGAAAAAGAATTCGTTATAGGTGGCAGAACCTTCAATCTGACTCTTAAAAAACCATATCCTACAGAGTTAGCACCAATTTGTCTTATTTGTCTGGAATATCCTAAAGAACCATATTCTATATGCGAAGAAAAACACCTTTTCTGCCGGAGTTGCTACCGCGCCGGTATGAAAGATTGCCCATCGTGCAGAGTAGAGGGTGACCTGAAGGACAGATCGGAAGAACCGACCACTTTCCCAATTCAAGGCTTTCCCTACATCTGTCCTGTAGGCTGCGGTTTATACGTTGAAAAGCGCGACCTTGAAAAACACGTTACTTCATGCACCCCCCTCGATTGCGGTGCTTGTGACTATAAAGGTAACCGGTTAACCATTGATGAGCACAAGAGAAAGTTTTGCCCCGAATCAGTTGTGGCCTGCTCAAGCTGTTGCTCTGAAATCAAGCGCGGAGAATTAGATGATCACGAAAAAGAATGCCCGGAAGTTGACGTAAAATCAACTTTGCCCCAAATCGGTTCAGTCAACTTAAAAAGAAGACAGATTGTGGCACTAGAAGACGCTCTCCAGACACCACACGCAAAAATGGTTAAGCGTGAAGCCTTTGGTACTCTGCTGCAACTATATAACGATAAACCAGTAGTAGATAAGCCTTCAAAAACCAGTTTTGCACCACCGACGGTTACAACAAATCCAACAGAGATTTTTACGCTTAAATTTGATAGCAGATATTATGCCCGCAATAATGAAGTACTTCAGAAAACAAAAATAAGAACGCATCAAGGTAAAATTTATGAACTATCTGTAATAAATAGAAATACGGAAAATTGTCATGATCGCGGTAGTAGATATAGAGGGTTTCAATTACAGGTTACTCCTTGCGAAACAGACACCAGTCAACCTGTTATGGCTAACAATAATAATGTAGTAGCGATTGAAGTTCATGCCGTTAAACCATTTGCAGAGCAAGGCTTAAAAAGGAGATTCGCTTTTCCCATTGACAATTTGTTGAAAGGCAGTTGCGAGAGTCAGCAAAAAGAGTTGGCAAGGCTTTTTAACGAGGAGGAGTTATATGACATTAGTATTAAGAAAAAAGCGTTTTTTATAAAAATTATTCTCTGA
- a CDS encoding sodium-dependent transporter has product MPLAETQNDRADSIDSSPPRSAFSSRFGFVMAAAGSAVGVGNIWGFPTQVADHGGAAFILVYLLMVVVLAYPMLVAEMTIGRMAQKNPVAALGSLSDKPFWKKTGTVVGIAGIVTLSLIISFYAIISGWLLAFTLEPLAKLAGMPGLASWLTSFSTSLNLIAMVAFMALTIHVVRAGVSNGIERWSKKLMPMMFILLLGLVAYIMTLEGAEQGLIMYLKPNFSHILEPSLLVSAMGQAFFSLSLGVCAIMVYGSYLSEKESLPKTAAMVTVLDTSVALLAGLLVIPAMTVAQANGVTIYAASGTLLDSDTLVFTVLPTLFNSMGNAGSIVAIAFFTLMTIAALTSAISMLEAPVNTVCEQLKYGRSRVSIVIGGAVSVVSAIIILNFEALFGLVVTLTTVYGQPLLALLFGLMLTWVLQRDRLLNELKKGCPDMAQSLFWKIWPWYVKFVCPVLMLLVLLK; this is encoded by the coding sequence ATGCCCTTAGCAGAAACTCAAAATGATCGTGCCGATTCAATTGATAGTTCTCCTCCCCGTTCTGCCTTTTCATCACGCTTCGGCTTTGTGATGGCTGCGGCAGGCTCTGCCGTAGGGGTTGGCAATATCTGGGGGTTTCCAACCCAGGTCGCGGATCATGGTGGTGCAGCTTTTATTCTGGTTTACCTGCTGATGGTGGTCGTACTGGCCTACCCAATGCTTGTGGCTGAGATGACAATCGGCCGTATGGCACAGAAAAACCCGGTGGCAGCCCTGGGGTCACTGTCCGATAAACCTTTCTGGAAAAAGACCGGTACAGTTGTCGGTATTGCCGGTATTGTCACGTTATCCCTGATTATCAGTTTCTACGCCATTATTTCCGGCTGGCTTCTGGCCTTCACACTGGAACCTCTGGCAAAACTGGCAGGAATGCCCGGACTGGCCAGCTGGCTAACCAGCTTTTCTACCTCACTCAACCTGATTGCCATGGTGGCTTTTATGGCTTTGACGATCCATGTGGTACGGGCAGGTGTCAGCAACGGTATTGAGCGCTGGTCAAAAAAACTGATGCCTATGATGTTCATTCTGTTGCTTGGCCTGGTTGCCTATATCATGACTCTGGAGGGAGCTGAACAAGGCTTGATCATGTATCTGAAACCGAATTTCAGCCATATCCTTGAACCCTCTTTGCTGGTTAGCGCCATGGGGCAGGCCTTCTTCTCACTGTCGCTGGGTGTCTGCGCCATTATGGTTTACGGCAGTTACCTGTCTGAAAAAGAGAGCCTTCCGAAAACCGCTGCCATGGTAACGGTTCTGGATACCAGCGTCGCTCTGCTGGCCGGATTACTGGTTATACCCGCCATGACGGTTGCCCAGGCAAACGGCGTGACTATTTATGCAGCCAGTGGCACTTTGCTGGATTCTGACACACTGGTGTTCACCGTTCTCCCCACCCTGTTCAACAGCATGGGGAATGCTGGTTCTATAGTTGCCATAGCGTTCTTCACCCTGATGACCATCGCTGCCCTGACGTCAGCTATTTCCATGCTGGAAGCCCCGGTTAATACTGTCTGTGAACAGCTGAAGTATGGCCGTTCAAGAGTGTCCATCGTGATTGGTGGAGCCGTGTCAGTGGTATCAGCCATTATTATCCTGAACTTCGAAGCGCTTTTTGGCCTGGTAGTCACCTTGACAACGGTTTACGGGCAACCGCTTTTAGCCCTGCTGTTTGGACTCATGCTGACCTGGGTTCTGCAACGGGATCGCCTGCTGAATGAGCTGAAAAAAGGTTGCCCGGACATGGCGCAAAGCCTGTTCTGGAAAATCTGGCCCTGGTATGTGAAGTTCGTTTGTCCGGTGTTGATGCTACTTGTTCTTTTGAAATAA
- a CDS encoding AAA family ATPase: MNVNGQASYVTPFPSADSSIAPPASEPVILDEKAKVSEPGEPRRLSTRKTALPLSDSRPPLRNNRNSLVFIDGDIDRQALLQQLRYDAKQRSQDQHPGKRVFYISSPGELEDQGLLSTLVFTNGEMKKEDGRLFGEHSLTLAIDLTRMTAGQIASLNDLLDTPPHFRGRPVGKPIRLVAMMDDATSQMVGPDCWRRLKRYTLEESVTVFPGMLDNETLLEQSVPPVGEKPGGGAEIECFTENDWREKLFGGVQINRQGGIDYVEGRLAQLKPGEHLTLKDAPWDNQEFTSTLSTALREGGFEANGQWVALPDGLKMHRSTTPTEAIEAQLKRYATEADLKATYVLVSASNVEILNRSTVLNDEGFCVSYNPLEELAKGCEQIVINEGLPESQLRLLLHHFESMDKASRPELVDHRTRPHNQYKESPDVSKGENFKIGSCEDWDSLFQTVELKSRQQQKFKVSDTALLKTLKSSQDKVRIKINFQDNEVAGKAKKEGFFLEESPPYLIIHGRKVILSNKDINIKLFNSEYIPFDKNILLLEKAILDALRHLKKMSEKCTELELINPEYIPSLAHARLTKSPSIVGKPDLNNDPLLRVYANPYRDKPYKYGFVKTHIKQVSPYPPAWGWFYRKDRVQLMAHRGKPFFKGCQLTPRADKEALQMWIWEHPSATDEDVRKDFWVLAQHCPSGAFPSLKENYSQDLNELSHECLDTLKRYLVGAIDNDQEKAQWAKTLDVDLSSVVDLHYYHKTRIKQLRYWIIANDLDVQSDIKIFEQLEEVCTLLDDEPVSEPDKLSRIKQILEGILKQPLPPGFEDFPKALLDGENHSPSRQSGRMAKLTQDIMSYPMIFLMGEAGSGKTWMAEMAASMAFAGTERPDPPFVRITIGPHTTYEDLYGRQVIKTAPDGNVYSTFEKGPLQKWAENPNPPVLILDEANLGVDALFEPLVGLTGRNGILHLSIRGEYIKVRQKSRIVMTGNPDTYGGRELGASISKRLQFIAYPPMDAQLLMRSIIYPGLPGEWDNPLKCHACGVILAQLEQYKRLLPNEVFGPRDIKDLLAHINLTLTHADPGDKVAMSPSKINALIQRAFEECLDKMVSEEQQEALSALRLWRQAQFPADDSILKGVDDRFAAFICSLAKNRPEVDIATGSITTLVKQYWLMLEKNEGRNGVIVEGPAGWGKDFILTCVLEEWNRQKALSKEDHKKVSYQHINASLNDWDHLVRVVEQAMKNGTTVVVSELNLIPTANLEGLFNGLLCGDAAPGFKLIATVNPSDFEGREVFSPALKNRCTQIKLSPFSAQDIRSVTGRMASSAQLSEWLANRFIALERILEEKKLPLRPSMADLSQLVPLMNQCSASHWEVLFQQHFALELQLAQVTMSDLNSSCPVTDTVKAINTMTVKDVKGSGSGERIDMADLSTLSDLPNYLVDMDTADQAGLTHVSFSMPDSVYAPVYKKTANRLTVASQPSSKSVKPRYRSSPATIIQLDGNVISNDGGSLRCATLFSSYFYPQRSYRTDLYQLNASQFWRKDLIDPKDKGITMVPAPAWKTRLALEDLGAIEATCQFLLSSEWLALPGLTPNDQLQGIECREGWKLEVARSHSTGQWLVRCPTPMEQGCESVTIDFKVIPDAAYDRLPDSGTAFELSQELISQNTREWLDNHIFKRPPGDHCASFDELCHIKQQGSPSEQIRALVKWCQSFSYTENLPGSGAELILNTIRRKQGVCRHRALVFALLAGYLGIPTRIVRNDCHQYAEVSPDNGRHWYRVDLGGGPREIIPPAVSCRRSLINRVISPIVTIGNYLLNITPGNPSFDLGAFIPGQAIVATNTELDPENVQATGERLPQNSLTGTVAEADAGSPDTTETVLTVTEGVTEGVGKAESALKRKHFVDSKVEAWLEGMPAEPELNAPAIDSCTRQTQLVKVLSDIQTTDAAMTEQEATQLQGLLKSFQDASDAEKRYACAQMLHFLSSRPFALLLMEKPEWVSLLDMTLALDNTQGQNKTNLLMVIKKWSRHDFFAKSPLCEWVSSYLDHRDYHYNTADYLDVLERMKTDFAAQRLNDFYGRELAGEQQWQSSMGDQKDNSLIRVRGNSQILKRRLQEAGLENRWQHTYSSKGLSVTRMALGEPCFKKTTEGESRTTKPAVVHLDAAVLWELRNLYLAWKNGRENRGEQQGGSVSSGTRSTVVTASKASWESSYQAAPGHVMGDESLISFGTEDKSLSVEARVGIKQGRSDEPSLEQELERFFQWLASQDTSTEGWWLCSSPCQTEEGKTIKAGCYQTPPGVTDIRALYRDADKATETLLDQKRIKDLLGPSATLLQGKTLQNLFKEYLVRRFQDSGS; encoded by the coding sequence ATGAATGTCAATGGACAGGCGTCTTACGTTACCCCCTTCCCGTCAGCAGACTCTTCTATAGCTCCTCCTGCTAGCGAGCCAGTCATTCTGGACGAAAAAGCAAAGGTTTCCGAACCCGGAGAACCCAGACGCCTGAGCACCAGAAAAACAGCCTTGCCCCTGTCAGACAGTCGCCCCCCCTTGCGGAACAACCGCAATTCACTGGTTTTTATTGACGGAGATATTGACCGACAGGCATTGCTGCAACAGCTCCGCTATGACGCAAAGCAACGCAGTCAAGATCAACATCCGGGCAAGCGCGTTTTTTATATCAGTAGTCCGGGTGAACTGGAAGACCAGGGTTTACTCAGTACCCTCGTCTTTACCAATGGCGAAATGAAAAAGGAAGACGGGCGACTGTTTGGCGAACACTCTTTAACCCTCGCCATTGACCTGACCAGAATGACGGCCGGACAGATTGCCAGTTTGAATGACCTGCTGGATACCCCGCCTCATTTCCGGGGGCGGCCGGTGGGCAAGCCTATTCGCCTGGTGGCAATGATGGACGATGCCACCAGTCAGATGGTGGGGCCGGATTGCTGGCGCAGACTGAAGCGTTACACACTGGAAGAGTCAGTCACTGTTTTTCCCGGGATGCTGGACAACGAGACACTGCTGGAACAGAGCGTTCCGCCTGTGGGGGAGAAGCCCGGAGGAGGGGCGGAGATTGAATGTTTTACAGAAAATGACTGGCGTGAAAAGCTGTTTGGAGGCGTTCAGATAAATCGCCAGGGAGGGATTGATTACGTTGAAGGCAGGCTGGCTCAACTGAAACCAGGCGAACACCTGACTTTGAAAGATGCACCCTGGGATAATCAGGAATTCACCAGTACGCTTTCAACAGCACTTCGTGAAGGTGGGTTTGAGGCTAACGGGCAATGGGTTGCTCTCCCCGATGGCCTGAAAATGCATCGCTCAACCACGCCGACAGAGGCCATTGAGGCGCAATTAAAGCGTTATGCGACAGAGGCTGACCTGAAGGCCACTTACGTTCTGGTCAGCGCAAGCAATGTTGAGATATTGAACAGAAGCACGGTATTAAACGACGAAGGTTTTTGTGTCAGCTATAACCCTCTGGAAGAACTGGCAAAAGGCTGCGAGCAGATTGTCATTAACGAAGGTTTACCTGAGTCCCAACTCAGATTATTGCTTCATCATTTTGAAAGCATGGATAAAGCCAGCCGACCTGAGCTGGTTGACCACAGAACCAGGCCTCACAATCAATATAAAGAAAGTCCCGATGTTTCTAAGGGTGAGAATTTTAAAATTGGCTCGTGTGAAGACTGGGACAGCTTGTTTCAAACCGTTGAGTTAAAAAGCAGGCAGCAGCAAAAATTTAAAGTCAGTGATACCGCTTTATTAAAAACGCTAAAAAGCAGCCAGGACAAAGTCCGAATTAAAATTAATTTTCAGGACAATGAAGTAGCCGGAAAAGCTAAAAAGGAAGGCTTTTTTTTAGAGGAGTCTCCCCCTTATTTAATTATTCATGGCCGAAAAGTCATATTATCCAACAAAGATATCAATATTAAACTTTTCAATAGCGAGTACATACCGTTTGATAAGAATATTCTTCTTTTGGAAAAGGCTATTTTAGATGCTCTTCGGCATCTTAAAAAAATGTCTGAAAAGTGCACTGAGCTAGAGCTGATAAATCCCGAATACATTCCTTCTTTAGCACACGCCAGACTTACGAAAAGTCCGTCCATTGTCGGCAAGCCCGACCTGAATAATGATCCTTTACTGCGTGTCTATGCCAATCCTTATCGTGACAAACCTTATAAATACGGTTTTGTCAAAACCCATATAAAACAAGTAAGCCCTTATCCGCCAGCCTGGGGGTGGTTTTATCGTAAAGACAGGGTGCAGTTGATGGCGCATCGGGGCAAGCCTTTTTTTAAAGGTTGCCAGTTAACTCCCAGAGCTGATAAGGAGGCTCTGCAAATGTGGATCTGGGAACACCCTTCTGCCACGGATGAGGATGTTCGTAAAGACTTCTGGGTATTAGCCCAGCATTGCCCCTCCGGGGCTTTTCCTTCTCTTAAGGAAAATTATTCACAAGACCTCAATGAGCTGAGCCATGAATGTCTTGATACTCTTAAACGGTATCTTGTAGGGGCAATTGACAATGATCAGGAGAAGGCGCAGTGGGCAAAAACACTGGACGTTGATCTTTCCTCGGTTGTTGACTTGCATTATTACCACAAAACTCGCATTAAACAGCTTCGCTACTGGATTATTGCCAATGATCTGGATGTTCAGAGCGATATAAAAATATTTGAACAGCTCGAAGAGGTTTGCACGCTTCTTGATGATGAACCAGTGTCTGAGCCGGACAAGCTCTCCAGAATCAAACAGATTCTTGAAGGCATTTTAAAACAGCCGCTGCCTCCGGGCTTTGAAGATTTTCCCAAGGCTCTGCTTGATGGAGAAAATCATAGCCCCTCACGGCAATCGGGGCGAATGGCCAAGCTGACTCAGGACATTATGTCCTACCCTATGATTTTTCTGATGGGAGAAGCCGGTTCCGGTAAAACATGGATGGCCGAAATGGCAGCTTCCATGGCATTTGCCGGAACGGAACGACCTGACCCGCCCTTTGTAAGGATAACCATTGGCCCCCATACCACCTATGAGGATTTATACGGTCGGCAGGTCATTAAGACGGCCCCTGATGGGAATGTCTACAGCACTTTTGAGAAGGGGCCCTTACAGAAGTGGGCTGAAAATCCCAACCCTCCGGTACTGATTCTTGATGAAGCCAACCTGGGAGTCGATGCATTATTCGAGCCATTAGTCGGGCTTACAGGTCGTAATGGCATTCTCCATCTCAGCATAAGAGGGGAGTATATTAAGGTGCGTCAAAAGTCCCGCATTGTTATGACGGGAAATCCAGACACTTACGGGGGACGAGAGCTGGGCGCAAGCATCAGTAAAAGACTGCAGTTTATTGCTTATCCCCCCATGGATGCGCAACTGCTCATGCGTTCCATCATCTACCCTGGCCTGCCCGGGGAATGGGATAACCCGCTGAAATGCCACGCCTGCGGCGTGATTCTGGCACAACTGGAGCAATATAAAAGGCTGTTGCCGAATGAGGTGTTTGGCCCACGGGATATTAAGGATCTTCTGGCGCATATCAATCTCACTCTGACCCATGCTGATCCCGGGGATAAAGTGGCAATGAGCCCGTCAAAGATCAATGCGTTGATTCAACGTGCCTTTGAGGAATGCCTTGACAAGATGGTATCTGAAGAGCAACAGGAGGCTCTTTCTGCACTCAGACTCTGGCGGCAGGCGCAGTTCCCCGCTGATGATTCAATACTGAAAGGGGTTGACGACCGGTTTGCTGCCTTTATCTGCTCCCTGGCCAAAAACCGACCGGAGGTGGATATAGCTACCGGTTCTATCACTACTTTGGTGAAACAGTACTGGCTCATGTTGGAAAAGAATGAGGGGCGAAACGGTGTCATTGTTGAAGGCCCGGCCGGGTGGGGAAAGGATTTTATCCTGACCTGCGTTTTAGAGGAGTGGAACCGGCAAAAGGCACTCAGCAAGGAGGATCATAAGAAAGTCTCTTACCAGCACATCAATGCCAGCCTGAATGACTGGGATCATCTGGTCCGGGTGGTTGAGCAGGCCATGAAGAACGGCACCACCGTAGTAGTCAGCGAGCTTAACCTGATTCCTACGGCTAATCTTGAAGGCCTGTTTAACGGGCTCTTGTGCGGGGATGCCGCTCCCGGCTTCAAGCTGATTGCCACCGTGAACCCCAGTGATTTTGAAGGCAGGGAAGTCTTCAGTCCCGCCCTTAAAAACCGTTGCACTCAAATTAAACTAAGCCCTTTCAGCGCTCAGGATATCCGTAGCGTGACTGGACGAATGGCATCGTCGGCTCAACTGTCGGAATGGCTGGCAAACCGTTTTATCGCTTTGGAGCGGATACTGGAGGAGAAAAAACTACCCCTGAGACCTTCTATGGCGGATCTGTCCCAGCTGGTGCCGTTGATGAACCAATGTAGTGCCAGCCATTGGGAAGTCCTGTTTCAACAGCATTTTGCCCTGGAACTTCAGCTGGCACAGGTCACGATGTCTGACCTCAACAGTTCCTGCCCTGTGACGGATACAGTAAAAGCGATTAATACCATGACCGTGAAGGATGTCAAAGGATCCGGATCCGGTGAGCGTATCGATATGGCTGATTTATCCACTTTGTCCGATTTACCGAACTACCTTGTCGATATGGATACCGCTGATCAGGCAGGGCTGACTCATGTCAGTTTCAGCATGCCCGACAGTGTTTATGCCCCTGTCTATAAGAAGACAGCTAACCGGTTGACAGTTGCTTCGCAGCCTTCCTCAAAAAGCGTTAAGCCAAGGTACAGGTCGTCGCCTGCAACGATCATTCAACTTGACGGTAATGTGATCAGCAATGATGGAGGCAGCTTGAGGTGCGCGACCTTATTTTCCAGCTATTTCTATCCTCAGAGAAGTTATAGAACAGATTTATATCAACTCAACGCTAGTCAATTCTGGCGGAAGGATTTGATTGATCCAAAAGATAAGGGGATAACGATGGTTCCTGCGCCTGCCTGGAAAACGAGGCTGGCTCTTGAGGATCTGGGCGCTATCGAAGCCACTTGCCAGTTTCTTCTTAGTAGCGAGTGGCTGGCTCTGCCGGGACTAACGCCCAACGACCAGTTACAAGGCATAGAGTGCCGGGAGGGCTGGAAGCTGGAGGTTGCCCGCAGTCACTCAACCGGACAATGGTTAGTGCGATGTCCTACCCCAATGGAACAGGGCTGTGAATCCGTTACCATTGACTTTAAGGTGATTCCCGATGCGGCTTATGACAGGCTTCCTGATAGCGGGACGGCATTTGAATTATCACAGGAACTCATCAGCCAGAATACCCGGGAGTGGCTGGATAACCACATTTTTAAACGACCGCCTGGTGACCACTGCGCCAGTTTTGATGAACTCTGCCATATAAAGCAACAGGGCTCACCTTCTGAACAGATACGGGCACTGGTGAAATGGTGTCAATCCTTTTCTTATACTGAAAACCTGCCTGGTTCTGGTGCTGAGCTGATACTGAACACGATCAGGCGCAAGCAGGGGGTTTGTCGCCATCGGGCATTAGTGTTTGCTCTGCTTGCAGGGTATCTGGGCATTCCGACACGCATAGTAAGGAACGATTGTCACCAATACGCCGAGGTCAGCCCTGATAATGGGAGACATTGGTATCGGGTGGATCTTGGTGGGGGACCACGCGAGATCATTCCCCCCGCTGTTTCTTGCAGACGGTCTTTAATCAACAGAGTCATCAGCCCGATTGTTACCATCGGTAACTATTTACTCAACATAACACCGGGCAATCCATCATTTGATTTGGGGGCTTTCATACCGGGGCAGGCTATAGTGGCTACCAATACAGAGCTTGACCCGGAAAACGTGCAGGCAACCGGGGAGCGCTTGCCTCAGAACTCTTTGACCGGCACCGTGGCAGAGGCTGATGCGGGCAGCCCTGATACGACAGAAACTGTTTTAACAGTAACAGAAGGCGTGACAGAAGGCGTGGGAAAAGCTGAAAGTGCCCTGAAGCGTAAACATTTCGTTGACAGCAAGGTGGAAGCCTGGCTGGAAGGTATGCCGGCAGAGCCAGAATTAAATGCACCTGCTATAGATTCCTGTACCAGGCAAACTCAGCTGGTTAAAGTGTTGTCCGATATCCAGACCACCGACGCTGCAATGACGGAACAGGAGGCTACACAATTGCAGGGTCTGCTAAAAAGCTTTCAGGATGCCTCCGACGCTGAAAAGCGGTATGCCTGCGCTCAAATGTTGCACTTCCTGTCCTCCAGGCCTTTTGCGCTTCTTCTTATGGAAAAGCCTGAGTGGGTGTCATTGCTCGATATGACCCTGGCTCTTGATAACACGCAGGGGCAAAACAAAACCAACCTTTTAATGGTGATAAAAAAATGGTCCCGACACGATTTTTTTGCAAAATCACCATTATGTGAATGGGTTAGTTCGTACCTGGATCACCGGGATTACCATTACAACACGGCAGACTATCTTGATGTTCTGGAGAGAATGAAGACCGATTTCGCGGCGCAGCGGCTGAATGATTTTTATGGAAGGGAGCTTGCCGGAGAACAGCAATGGCAGAGCAGCATGGGTGACCAGAAAGACAATAGCCTGATCAGAGTCAGAGGAAACTCGCAGATTCTTAAAAGACGACTTCAGGAAGCCGGGCTGGAGAACCGTTGGCAGCATACCTATTCCAGCAAAGGTCTTTCAGTCACTCGGATGGCCTTGGGAGAACCTTGTTTCAAAAAGACAACAGAAGGTGAAAGCCGGACAACAAAACCCGCTGTTGTGCATCTCGATGCCGCCGTTCTGTGGGAGTTGAGAAACCTCTACCTTGCCTGGAAAAACGGACGGGAAAACAGGGGCGAACAACAGGGAGGTTCCGTTTCATCAGGTACTCGCAGCACTGTCGTAACAGCCAGTAAAGCGTCGTGGGAGAGCAGCTATCAAGCAGCGCCAGGCCATGTGATGGGTGACGAATCTCTGATCTCGTTCGGGACTGAAGACAAGTCACTCAGCGTCGAAGCCAGGGTTGGGATAAAACAGGGGCGGAGTGACGAGCCATCCCTGGAGCAGGAGCTGGAACGTTTTTTCCAATGGCTTGCCAGCCAGGATACCAGTACAGAAGGGTGGTGGCTGTGCTCAAGCCCCTGTCAAACGGAAGAAGGAAAAACGATTAAAGCGGGTTGCTATCAAACACCGCCCGGCGTTACTGATATCAGGGCATTATATCGTGATGCCGACAAAGCAACGGAAACACTTCTGGATCAAAAAAGAATCAAAGACCTGCTGGGGCCATCGGCCACTCTTCTCCAGGGTAAAACACTGCAGAATCTGTTTAAAGAGTACCTTGTCAGGCGTTTCCAGGACTCAGGCAGCTGA